A portion of the bacterium genome contains these proteins:
- the tsaD gene encoding tRNA (adenosine(37)-N6)-threonylcarbamoyltransferase complex transferase subunit TsaD, producing MRILSVETSCDETAISIIEASFGTNAVDVTDKSDTINNTLGAINQASNKKLIFKVLGNALYSQAETHADFGGVFPTLAKREHIKNFTPILISALLDAGMLIEKTPSVVEVNNITDSLSFLGEREQIMHDDLLDFFAKYEAPEIDAIAVTVGPGLEPALWVGISGAKALAYIWQLPIIPVNHMEGHITSVLLDSNANTSDKEDVIAKDILFPAVALLISGGHTELVQVNGWGDYKLLGQTRDDAVGEAFDKVARIIGLKYPGGPKISALAKKFRDGEFPLQNNPTGIASIGIAWNLPRPMITKKDCDFSFSGLKTSVLYAVRDNTKNKVAGELEELTESDKASLCAEFEQAVTDVLISKTKRALEISSAKTLIIGGGVSANTYIKESFVKMIADEFTYANPEQNVTLLVPEKNLSTDNSLMIGIAGFLQYSNGHFISKLNKSDLAWNQTEYPGLRANGNLGL from the coding sequence ATGAGAATACTATCAGTTGAAACAAGTTGTGACGAAACCGCAATATCTATAATTGAGGCTAGTTTTGGTACCAACGCCGTAGATGTGACTGACAAATCTGATACAATAAACAACACGCTCGGTGCAATAAATCAGGCCTCAAATAAAAAGCTAATTTTTAAAGTACTTGGAAATGCATTATATTCACAAGCTGAAACTCATGCAGATTTTGGTGGAGTCTTTCCTACTCTTGCAAAGCGTGAGCACATAAAAAATTTCACACCTATTTTAATTTCTGCACTTCTTGATGCTGGAATGCTTATTGAAAAAACTCCTAGTGTAGTTGAGGTTAATAATATAACTGACTCATTATCATTCCTAGGTGAAAGAGAACAAATAATGCACGATGATCTTCTAGACTTCTTTGCAAAATATGAAGCTCCAGAAATAGATGCTATTGCGGTGACAGTAGGCCCTGGTCTTGAGCCAGCACTATGGGTTGGAATAAGTGGCGCAAAAGCCCTGGCGTATATTTGGCAACTTCCAATTATTCCAGTAAATCACATGGAGGGGCATATTACATCTGTTCTTTTGGATTCAAATGCAAATACATCTGACAAAGAAGATGTGATTGCAAAAGATATACTATTCCCCGCTGTCGCCCTTCTTATCTCAGGAGGTCACACAGAGCTAGTACAGGTTAACGGTTGGGGTGATTACAAACTACTAGGACAAACTAGAGATGATGCAGTTGGTGAAGCTTTTGATAAGGTTGCAAGAATTATTGGATTAAAATATCCCGGTGGGCCAAAAATTTCAGCTCTTGCAAAGAAATTTAGAGATGGAGAGTTTCCATTGCAAAACAATCCTACTGGCATTGCATCTATAGGTATTGCTTGGAACTTACCTCGTCCAATGATTACAAAAAAAGATTGCGATTTTTCTTTCTCTGGTTTAAAGACTTCTGTTCTATACGCTGTTCGTGATAATACAAAAAACAAAGTTGCTGGTGAGCTGGAAGAATTAACAGAATCAGACAAAGCATCGCTTTGTGCAGAATTTGAACAAGCTGTAACTGACGTTTTAATTTCTAAAACAAAACGAGCGCTAGAGATAAGCTCAGCTAAGACATTAATTATTGGTGGCGGAGTTTCTGCAAACACATACATCAAAGAATCTTTTGTAAAAATGATTGCTGATGAATTTACATACGCCAATCCAGAGCAAAATGTCACATTACTTGTTCCTGAAAAAAATCTCTCAACCGACAATTCACTAATGATTGGTATTGCTGGATTTTTACAATATTCAAATGGTCATTTTATTTCAAAATTAAATAAGAGCGATCTAGCTTGGAATCAAACAGAATATCCGGGGCTTAGGGCTAATGGGAATTTGGGACTTTAG
- a CDS encoding DUF2207 domain-containing protein produces MKKTLYFVFLFLFLLSSHSVKAQENKVYFYKNFDVNISVQKDATFTVEEKQLYSYKGNFNKGYRDIPLDKLSDIKDISVIDGQTGQALIYSSSILDKTDPSSWGKYTYYKKDGEMIIEWYYNLADTDYLWILNYKVYGGLGFYNDHDEVYWNVFTNYDVPIASSTVYVNLPPNSFVSTDFTTAAYTNSSANNPRKLYRDSDHMFEYFTAGPFSSKENFTIALGWPKGLIDESSFWKYWFSANWSYLASGLIVLLTIIGLFIYWLFKEKLKKGRGTIIAEYEPPHSLPPAMAELIVTERNTPRAWSATIVDLAVRGYVKIEEETVSYSGKIIKLIFSSLLILFMALIFIADAKSFSGGVFVAVIFIIIVVSTLFKKDKDYKVLKLKNFESDEILHDYEKGFLRVLFAGRESFSTSEMKAASNSEKVLMHRDMVELSKSLLEELSIDETAEYDVSIKEQSRFNFIYVLPFICATVVFVIVANFQDEASTPYLVLTAVILWALATIRFFIKYNPRLSKEGIVLREEWLGFKLYLETAEKYRMQNLTPEIFEKYLPYAIIFKVEKQWAKNFDSIVKGEPSWYGSASHGVYVGSMASGTAGVGNFSASAFSTSFSSSLSSAFASSGASGGGGSGGGGGGGGGGAS; encoded by the coding sequence ATGAAAAAAACATTATATTTTGTTTTCCTGTTTCTATTTTTATTATCGTCACACTCCGTTAAGGCCCAGGAAAATAAGGTCTATTTTTATAAAAATTTTGATGTAAACATATCGGTTCAAAAGGATGCAACATTTACAGTAGAGGAAAAACAACTTTACTCATATAAGGGTAATTTTAATAAAGGTTACAGAGATATCCCACTTGATAAGTTAAGTGATATAAAAGATATTAGTGTAATCGATGGACAAACAGGTCAGGCACTTATTTATTCATCGTCAATATTAGATAAGACAGACCCATCAAGTTGGGGAAAATATACATATTATAAAAAAGATGGAGAGATGATTATAGAATGGTATTATAATCTTGCTGATACAGACTATCTTTGGATTTTAAATTACAAGGTTTATGGGGGCTTGGGATTTTACAATGATCATGACGAGGTATACTGGAATGTATTTACAAATTATGATGTTCCAATTGCATCATCTACTGTTTATGTTAATTTACCTCCGAATAGTTTTGTATCGACTGACTTTACAACGGCTGCTTATACAAATAGTTCTGCAAATAATCCCCGTAAGTTGTATCGTGACTCTGATCATATGTTCGAGTATTTCACCGCTGGACCTTTTTCATCTAAAGAAAATTTTACAATTGCACTTGGTTGGCCAAAGGGACTAATTGATGAGTCTAGTTTTTGGAAATATTGGTTTTCTGCAAATTGGTCTTATCTTGCATCGGGCTTAATCGTACTTCTTACAATAATTGGACTATTTATATATTGGCTATTTAAGGAAAAATTAAAGAAAGGTAGGGGAACAATAATCGCGGAATATGAACCTCCACACAGTCTACCTCCCGCAATGGCAGAGTTAATTGTTACAGAGAGAAATACCCCTCGTGCTTGGTCTGCAACAATTGTTGATCTAGCTGTTAGGGGGTATGTAAAGATTGAGGAAGAAACTGTATCTTATTCAGGAAAGATTATTAAATTAATATTTTCATCTCTTTTGATTTTATTTATGGCATTGATATTTATTGCTGATGCTAAGTCATTTTCTGGTGGTGTGTTTGTCGCGGTTATTTTTATTATTATTGTTGTAAGTACTCTTTTTAAAAAAGATAAAGATTACAAGGTCTTAAAATTAAAAAACTTTGAGTCAGATGAAATATTACATGATTATGAAAAAGGCTTTCTACGAGTTCTTTTTGCAGGAAGAGAGAGTTTTTCTACATCGGAAATGAAGGCTGCTTCAAATTCTGAAAAGGTATTGATGCACCGAGATATGGTTGAGCTATCAAAAAGTCTTTTAGAGGAACTTAGTATTGATGAAACGGCTGAATACGATGTTTCAATAAAGGAGCAGTCTAGGTTTAATTTTATATATGTATTACCATTTATTTGTGCCACCGTTGTTTTTGTAATTGTAGCTAATTTTCAAGACGAAGCTTCTACTCCTTATTTGGTGTTAACGGCCGTTATTCTTTGGGCGTTGGCTACAATAAGATTTTTTATTAAATATAACCCAAGGCTTTCAAAGGAAGGGATAGTTTTAAGGGAAGAATGGCTAGGTTTTAAATTATATTTAGAAACAGCTGAGAAATATAGAATGCAAAATCTTACACCAGAAATATTTGAAAAATATCTGCCTTACGCAATTATTTTTAAGGTAGAAAAACAGTGGGCGAAAAATTTTGATTCAATTGTTAAAGGTGAGCCTTCTTGGTATGGAAGTGCAAGTCATGGTGTATACGTTGGGAGTATGGCTTCTGGTACGGCGGGGGTTGGTAATTTTTCTGCGTCTGCATTCTCAACATCATTTAGTTCTAGCTTATCTTCAGCTTTTGCTTCATCTGGTGCCTCAGGCGGTGGAGGGTCAGGTGGTGGGGGTGGAGGAGGTGGGGGTGGTGCGAGTTGA
- a CDS encoding peptidoglycan-binding protein, with amino-acid sequence MNKKIFLSLLLLIVIPLVGFAQQADVDPQGDSLCVSIFNNLRYRATDANTNAEVSVLQDFLQAGGYLKSNPVGFFGIMTTAAVKKFQKENNISPTGYVGPITRQKIKDQSCSTSSDVVFPVAPKIPTSTTPIVNRTPTQTPVTPPVTSTTISLLSPNGGEKLVSGSAIPITWSLLPAKNEGLSIYYITEENYQKSIIGSQKTIPSSAVYLGKSTSGYYWQIPTNLSGAYRILLAYTPSVQGNSSIASYIDYSDSYFKIAPPPVANTPTTSFINVISPNGGEVIKQGSVVRIKWNAPGIDSVYIKLRKGNDTYHNPNPDYNSYEASIALRVNANEGYFDWKVPTSLPDGKDYAIRVLDLNGGNISDDSNGYFTISSGTSIGDFGLLSVKSDKAIVNSGDKVTLSFAINDEVGIFSKMLMYCPSGVTSSFGTSGKDLCNVWRDFPMTPSTAEVIFRNTNSTPQTVVPNFYEYKINDSSYMHGKVTSIVVNPVI; translated from the coding sequence ATGAATAAAAAAATATTTCTGTCACTCTTATTGTTGATTGTAATTCCACTAGTAGGATTTGCTCAACAGGCGGATGTTGATCCACAAGGAGATTCATTGTGCGTGTCTATTTTTAATAATTTGAGATATAGAGCAACGGATGCAAATACTAATGCTGAAGTGTCTGTTTTGCAGGATTTCCTGCAAGCTGGGGGATATCTTAAATCAAACCCAGTTGGTTTTTTTGGTATTATGACCACAGCTGCTGTTAAGAAATTTCAAAAAGAAAATAATATTAGCCCAACAGGATACGTCGGTCCAATAACAAGACAAAAAATTAAAGATCAGTCATGTTCTACAAGCAGCGATGTGGTTTTTCCGGTAGCTCCAAAAATTCCAACATCGACAACACCTATAGTTAATCGCACGCCAACACAAACCCCCGTTACACCACCTGTAACTAGTACTACTATATCGTTACTTTCTCCAAATGGTGGCGAAAAGTTAGTTTCAGGTAGTGCAATTCCAATTACCTGGTCTTTATTGCCTGCTAAAAATGAAGGACTTTCTATTTATTATATTACCGAAGAAAACTATCAAAAAAGTATAATTGGAAGTCAAAAAACTATTCCATCTTCAGCTGTTTATCTTGGAAAATCAACCTCAGGCTACTATTGGCAAATACCTACAAATTTATCTGGAGCTTATAGAATTTTGTTGGCATACACCCCTTCAGTTCAAGGAAATTCGAGTATAGCATCGTACATTGATTACAGTGACAGTTATTTTAAAATTGCGCCACCTCCTGTAGCAAATACTCCAACTACATCGTTTATAAATGTAATTTCACCAAATGGTGGAGAGGTGATAAAGCAAGGTTCTGTTGTCAGAATAAAATGGAATGCACCGGGTATTGATAGTGTATATATAAAACTAAGGAAGGGAAATGACACGTATCATAATCCAAATCCAGATTACAATTCCTATGAGGCATCAATTGCATTACGTGTAAATGCTAATGAAGGATACTTTGACTGGAAAGTGCCAACTTCTTTACCTGATGGCAAAGACTACGCTATAAGAGTTCTAGATTTAAATGGAGGAAATATTTCTGATGATAGTAATGGTTATTTCACGATTTCATCTGGTACTTCAATAGGAGATTTTGGATTGCTTTCCGTAAAGTCAGATAAGGCTATTGTTAATTCAGGTGATAAGGTTACTTTAAGTTTTGCTATTAATGACGAGGTTGGAATATTTTCAAAAATGCTTATGTATTGTCCATCTGGAGTCACGTCTTCTTTTGGCACTAGTGGTAAGGATTTGTGTAATGTTTGGCGGGATTTCCCAATGACACCATCTACAGCGGAGGTGATTTTTAGAAATACAAATTCTACACCTCAAACTGTTGTTCCTAATTTTTACGAATATAAGATAAACGATTCTAGTTACATGCACGGTAAGGTAACGAGTATTGTGGTTAATCCAGTTATATAA
- a CDS encoding DUF1653 domain-containing protein: MNQSNEAIMSIANEVHPMKFTTGEICKTSEGNEYKIKSVARDSANPSEFFVVYEQLHTTEENNRKQSLVKNLSSFKSLEDFDKIDTEPTNQASQAESSMNANVENSENNNAISIGQRYVHFKSGDVYIIKDVAKNPSNKTEEFVIYEGQYNSPEFGDHPVWLRKLEDFTGLKTFNGDEKDEEGNIKKPVKRFTLINEPEIEHKDDKKAALDMIGFLWQQMGIMGANDRENPIVNETIRRLRANEIEPKEAVGIVQELLDNKQNYH; the protein is encoded by the coding sequence ATGAATCAATCAAACGAAGCAATAATGTCAATCGCAAATGAAGTGCACCCTATGAAATTTACAACCGGGGAAATATGTAAAACATCTGAAGGTAATGAATATAAAATTAAGAGTGTTGCACGTGACTCTGCTAACCCTAGTGAATTTTTTGTTGTATATGAGCAACTTCATACGACTGAAGAGAATAATAGAAAACAAAGCTTGGTAAAAAATCTATCAAGTTTCAAAAGCCTAGAAGATTTTGACAAGATTGATACTGAACCAACAAATCAAGCATCGCAAGCAGAGAGCTCAATGAATGCAAATGTCGAGAACTCAGAAAATAATAATGCAATTTCTATTGGACAAAGATACGTCCATTTTAAATCAGGAGATGTTTATATTATTAAAGATGTCGCAAAAAATCCTTCTAACAAAACAGAGGAATTTGTAATATATGAGGGACAATATAATTCCCCTGAGTTTGGAGACCATCCAGTTTGGCTAAGAAAACTTGAAGATTTTACTGGTCTAAAAACCTTCAATGGTGATGAAAAAGACGAAGAAGGAAATATCAAGAAACCTGTAAAAAGATTTACATTAATAAATGAACCGGAAATAGAACACAAAGATGATAAGAAGGCAGCCCTAGATATGATTGGTTTTCTTTGGCAGCAGATGGGTATTATGGGCGCAAATGATAGAGAGAACCCAATAGTAAATGAGACCATAAGAAGATTAAGAGCAAATGAAATCGAACCAAAAGAAGCTGTTGGAATAGTTCAGGAACTTTTAGATAACAAGCAAAACTACCATTAA
- a CDS encoding FAD-dependent oxidoreductase has product MKTYDLLIIGGGPAGVAAGVYASRKKLQTLLVTEDFGGQSIVSEGIENWIGTVKISGADLAKSLENHLKAYAGDIVEIMTGSRVISIKKHSDYTEQNPLFVSTIGSTIGGENIEAISKSILIATGSAHRKLPAKGADTFEHKGLTYCATCDGPLFSDTDVAVVGGGNAALEAVAQLSAYCKSVTLINRSKTFRADPITVEKVLARPNVSVLTPAEVLEVKGEKFVNGLTYKNIETGEEKELSVNGIFVEIGMLPATGFAKDIVELNEYNKVIVNPITQRTKTTGIWASGDCTDGLYHQNNIAVGDAVKALEDIYISLSKR; this is encoded by the coding sequence ATGAAAACATATGATCTTTTAATTATTGGCGGTGGGCCAGCTGGAGTTGCGGCGGGCGTTTATGCTTCTCGTAAAAAATTACAAACCCTACTTGTTACAGAGGACTTTGGCGGACAAAGTATTGTATCTGAAGGTATAGAAAATTGGATTGGAACTGTTAAAATTTCAGGAGCAGATCTTGCAAAGTCACTTGAAAACCATCTTAAGGCGTATGCGGGAGACATCGTAGAAATAATGACAGGCAGCAGGGTTATTTCAATAAAAAAACATTCTGACTACACAGAACAGAATCCCCTTTTTGTTTCAACAATAGGCAGTACAATTGGTGGAGAAAATATTGAGGCTATTTCTAAATCTATTCTAATTGCAACAGGTAGTGCACATAGAAAACTTCCAGCAAAAGGCGCAGATACTTTTGAGCATAAAGGTCTAACATATTGTGCCACTTGTGATGGTCCCCTATTTTCTGATACAGATGTTGCTGTAGTTGGCGGAGGAAACGCAGCGCTTGAAGCTGTTGCTCAACTTTCTGCATATTGTAAAAGTGTAACTTTAATAAATAGAAGTAAAACATTTAGAGCTGATCCAATTACCGTAGAGAAAGTTCTTGCAAGACCAAATGTGAGTGTATTAACACCTGCTGAAGTTTTAGAAGTTAAAGGTGAGAAATTTGTAAATGGTTTAACATACAAAAATATAGAAACAGGTGAAGAAAAAGAGCTGTCTGTTAATGGTATTTTTGTTGAGATTGGAATGCTACCAGCCACTGGTTTTGCAAAGGACATTGTGGAGCTAAATGAATACAATAAGGTTATCGTTAATCCAATCACTCAAAGGACCAAAACTACCGGTATTTGGGCTTCTGGTGACTGTACAGACGGTTTATATCATCAAAACAATATTGCAGTTGGTGATGCAGTTAAGGCACTGGAGGACATCTACATCAGCTTAAGCAAGAGATAA
- the ftsZ gene encoding cell division protein FtsZ, producing MPQVKTDVETFARIKVVGVGGSGKNAINHMINNKVKGVDFLAINTDAQDLHHSLAKRKIHIGKNLTKGLGAGMNPEVGRQAAEETKEEIQEALKNSDMVFVAGGLGGGTGSGASPIVAKISKEMGALTVGVVTKPFSFEGQQRMRLAEHALEELSKAVDALVVIPNDKLLAAVSKDTTAKNAFAMCDEVLKQAVEGISELITTPGTVGNIDFADIRAVLENAGPALMGIGSASGEKRAEEAARAAISSPLLDVSIHGAKGVLFSIAGNDDLTMWEIQEAAKLITDSVDPDAKIIFGTVKDERLKKNELRITVIAANFPDNSTIRKTIFDSMSSRQEASPSAFVANSNVQKPVSQNVEVSASTQNVEVSVQTKHEEPKGKIHNSIHNPSTANANSTPAVKENVKEEDPNAPLQGVQDDDDEWNSIPAFLRRAKK from the coding sequence ATGCCACAGGTAAAAACAGACGTAGAGACATTTGCAAGAATAAAGGTAGTCGGTGTTGGTGGTTCAGGAAAAAATGCAATTAACCACATGATTAACAATAAAGTTAAGGGTGTTGATTTTCTTGCTATAAATACTGATGCCCAAGACCTTCATCACTCACTAGCAAAGCGTAAAATTCACATTGGGAAGAACCTTACAAAAGGACTAGGTGCTGGAATGAATCCAGAAGTTGGACGACAAGCAGCTGAGGAGACAAAAGAAGAAATTCAAGAAGCTCTTAAAAATTCTGACATGGTTTTTGTTGCAGGAGGACTTGGCGGAGGAACTGGCTCAGGTGCTTCTCCAATCGTCGCAAAGATTTCAAAAGAAATGGGTGCACTTACTGTTGGTGTAGTTACAAAACCATTTTCATTTGAAGGACAACAACGTATGCGTCTTGCAGAACATGCACTTGAAGAATTGAGTAAAGCAGTTGATGCACTTGTAGTTATTCCTAATGATAAGCTTCTAGCTGCAGTTTCAAAGGACACAACAGCAAAGAATGCTTTTGCAATGTGTGATGAAGTTCTAAAGCAAGCCGTTGAAGGTATATCTGAACTTATTACAACTCCTGGAACTGTTGGTAACATTGACTTCGCTGATATCAGGGCTGTTCTTGAGAACGCAGGCCCGGCACTTATGGGTATTGGATCAGCGTCAGGTGAGAAGCGTGCTGAGGAAGCAGCAAGAGCAGCTATTAGCTCTCCTCTTCTTGACGTTTCAATTCATGGTGCAAAAGGAGTTCTATTTTCTATCGCAGGAAATGATGATCTTACTATGTGGGAAATTCAAGAAGCAGCAAAGCTTATTACAGACTCAGTGGATCCAGACGCAAAAATTATTTTTGGTACTGTAAAGGACGAGAGACTAAAGAAAAATGAATTAAGAATTACTGTTATTGCAGCAAACTTTCCAGATAACAGCACAATCAGAAAAACTATTTTTGATAGCATGTCATCAAGACAAGAAGCTTCACCATCTGCATTTGTAGCAAACAGCAACGTTCAAAAACCCGTATCTCAAAATGTTGAGGTTAGTGCATCAACTCAAAATGTTGAGGTTTCTGTTCAAACAAAACATGAAGAACCAAAAGGAAAGATTCATAACTCAATTCACAATCCATCAACAGCAAATGCGAATAGCACTCCTGCTGTAAAAGAAAACGTTAAAGAAGAGGATCCTAACGCTCCACTTCAAGGTGTTCAAGATGACGACGATGAATGGAATTCAATTCCTGCATTTCTAAGAAGAGCGAAGAAATAA
- the ftsA gene encoding cell division protein FtsA, with product MAKGRNIAVGIDVGTHQIKVLVSELESAEFQSEKDSSRTNGSNLPKILASASIETRGVRHGYVTNVTELAKCIRSVVTIAEKNSGIPIKKAYVSVGGVGLGAIVSIGSVVTTKADSEITDLDVKRAIEESDKELPNAYILNRKIIHTIPLEYKVDGRKVLGKPQGLKGIKLEARVLYITCLSHHLTDLLSAFDEANVEIKDVVAAPIAASLVSLTKTQKIAGCVLLNIGAETSSIIVYENNIPVSMEVFAVGSNDITNDIALGLKVSIEDADLIKMSVSGNIGVANSSSNASLPAFSRKKLDEIVIARLSDIFDLIESHLKKIDRNGLLPAGIILTGGGSGLQNIEELAREALRLPSKRHSLKLEGNLKGIAREFEWAVAYGLTILAFSSPDDKSGGMGFGNLNASNIVKKVGNKISSLFKQFLP from the coding sequence ATGGCAAAAGGTCGAAACATAGCAGTTGGAATAGATGTAGGCACACACCAAATAAAAGTATTGGTGTCTGAACTTGAGTCTGCAGAATTCCAATCAGAAAAAGACTCCTCAAGAACAAATGGTTCAAACCTTCCAAAAATTTTAGCTTCAGCATCAATTGAAACAAGAGGTGTTAGACATGGATATGTTACTAATGTCACAGAGCTTGCAAAGTGCATTAGATCCGTTGTAACTATTGCAGAAAAAAATTCTGGTATCCCTATCAAAAAGGCATACGTTTCTGTAGGTGGAGTTGGACTTGGTGCAATCGTTTCAATTGGTTCTGTTGTCACAACAAAAGCTGATTCAGAGATTACAGATCTAGATGTAAAGCGTGCAATAGAAGAAAGTGATAAAGAACTGCCAAACGCCTACATTTTAAATAGAAAAATAATTCACACTATTCCACTTGAATATAAAGTTGACGGAAGAAAAGTATTAGGAAAACCACAAGGACTTAAAGGCATCAAATTAGAAGCAAGAGTTTTATATATTACATGTCTCTCACATCACTTAACAGATTTATTAAGTGCCTTTGATGAAGCAAATGTAGAAATTAAAGATGTTGTTGCAGCACCAATTGCAGCAAGTTTGGTTTCATTAACTAAAACTCAGAAAATTGCTGGGTGTGTGTTGCTAAACATTGGAGCTGAGACAAGCTCAATAATAGTATATGAAAATAATATTCCAGTTTCTATGGAAGTTTTTGCCGTTGGCTCAAATGATATAACAAATGACATTGCTCTTGGCCTTAAGGTTTCTATTGAGGATGCTGATTTAATAAAAATGTCAGTCTCGGGAAATATAGGTGTTGCTAATTCCTCCAGCAACGCCTCCCTTCCTGCATTCTCAAGAAAGAAGCTTGATGAAATAGTTATAGCGAGACTTTCTGACATATTTGATTTAATAGAAAGTCATCTTAAAAAGATTGATAGAAATGGTCTATTACCAGCAGGTATAATTCTTACAGGTGGCGGTTCCGGACTGCAAAACATTGAAGAATTAGCACGGGAGGCACTTAGACTTCCATCAAAGAGACATAGTCTAAAACTTGAGGGTAATCTTAAGGGTATTGCTAGAGAATTTGAATGGGCTGTGGCCTATGGCCTTACAATACTTGCCTTTTCTTCTCCTGATGACAAATCTGGTGGAATGGGTTTTGGTAATCTAAACGCATCAAATATTGTAAAGAAAGTTGGAAATAAAATATCCTCTTTGTTTAAGCAGTTTTTGCCGTAG
- the ybeY gene encoding rRNA maturation RNase YbeY produces MKVLFDKDNFMISSTLKTTPKNDWVLFDKIKDKVMGSNYELSLNFIGKERMRTLNRTHREKDYTTDVLSFPLDDLGIKSEMGEVFINLDVANKKSKDFDRTPKNYLLFLFVHSLMHLKGFDHGDKMESEEEKVRKFFTI; encoded by the coding sequence ATGAAAGTTCTTTTTGATAAGGATAATTTCATGATCTCCTCTACTCTCAAAACAACACCCAAAAACGATTGGGTGCTTTTTGATAAAATAAAAGACAAAGTAATGGGTTCAAACTATGAACTCAGCCTAAACTTCATCGGAAAAGAAAGGATGAGGACTCTAAACAGAACTCACAGAGAGAAGGACTACACAACAGACGTGCTAAGCTTCCCTCTTGATGATTTGGGTATAAAAAGTGAAATGGGTGAAGTTTTCATAAATCTAGACGTTGCAAACAAGAAATCTAAAGACTTCGATAGAACTCCAAAGAACTATTTATTGTTCTTATTTGTACACTCACTAATGCACTTGAAAGGCTTTGACCATGGTGATAAAATGGAAAGCGAAGAAGAAAAAGTTAGAAAGTTTTTTACTATATAA